From Algoriphagus sp. NG3, the proteins below share one genomic window:
- a CDS encoding polysaccharide deacetylase family protein, whose product MVWHSVPSLIQRLYPARIWKKADGDNRVYLTFDDGPVPGVTEFVLEELAKRDQKATFFVVGDNVRKNLGLAREILDQGHKIGNHTFNHLNGWRTEQGKYLDNINICEEILGDLLGIKTHLFRPPYGLISSAQAAEVSKSYQIVMWTMLSGDYDLRLKPEMIVKKSIKYTAAGSIAVFHDQQKTKDVLPQILPQYLDYIREKGWKTDLL is encoded by the coding sequence ATGGTTTGGCATTCTGTTCCTTCACTTATCCAGCGCTTGTATCCAGCTAGAATATGGAAGAAGGCAGATGGAGATAATAGGGTTTACCTGACGTTTGACGATGGTCCCGTGCCGGGAGTAACAGAGTTTGTCCTTGAAGAATTAGCAAAAAGAGATCAGAAAGCTACCTTTTTTGTAGTGGGGGATAATGTGAGGAAAAATCTTGGTTTAGCACGGGAAATTCTCGATCAAGGTCATAAAATCGGGAATCATACCTTCAATCACCTCAATGGCTGGAGGACAGAGCAGGGCAAATACCTGGATAATATTAACATATGTGAAGAGATTTTAGGGGATTTACTTGGTATCAAAACACATCTTTTTAGACCGCCTTATGGGTTGATCAGTTCTGCTCAGGCAGCAGAGGTCTCCAAGTCTTACCAGATCGTGATGTGGACTATGCTCTCTGGTGACTATGATCTGAGGCTGAAGCCGGAAATGATCGTGAAAAAATCCATAAAATATACCGCAGCTGGAAGTATTGCGGTTTTTCATGATCAGCAAAAAACCAAAGATGTGTTACCCCAGATATTGCCTCAGTACCTTGATTACATCAGGGAGAAGGGATGGAAAACAGATTTGCTATGA
- a CDS encoding glycosyltransferase, which translates to MIVWVCYSIVTLIILQFCILLIRIDFYWKNHRATSVELPFVSVLVAARNEERDLVDLLLSLENIDYPADKIEFLFADDQSSDRTAQLLGQWCEHSANRSFISIDSSQAALYNENGKANALGILAEEAKGDYYFFTDADCVVNREWIREGVGSFSGNTGLLIGITQVKAERMLGRFQEIDWWLTLGFVKVATDLHIHTTGLGNNMVISKEAYVKSGGFKSIPFCLTEDLEISRAIQKKGFGIAHQVSSGMLLKTKPEASLTSLMSQRKRWMHGMMTLPLYWKLGLGLQFGYFMGIIGLFIFMPKIGVVLALVKMALQGLFLHRFAHRAGERGSWLYLLFFDFYSSISTLLTILYYFWPSKTNWKSRIYP; encoded by the coding sequence ATGATAGTTTGGGTTTGTTATAGTATAGTAACCTTGATTATCCTGCAGTTTTGCATTTTGCTGATCCGCATAGATTTCTACTGGAAAAACCATAGAGCCACTTCTGTAGAACTTCCATTTGTGTCGGTCTTGGTAGCTGCAAGAAATGAGGAGAGAGATCTTGTGGATCTTCTTTTGTCACTGGAAAATATAGATTATCCCGCCGATAAGATAGAATTTCTATTTGCTGATGACCAGAGTTCGGATCGTACAGCGCAGCTATTGGGGCAGTGGTGTGAGCATAGTGCCAATCGATCTTTTATAAGCATAGATTCTTCTCAGGCGGCATTATATAATGAGAACGGCAAGGCTAATGCATTGGGCATATTGGCGGAAGAGGCTAAGGGAGATTATTATTTCTTTACGGATGCGGATTGTGTGGTAAATAGGGAGTGGATCAGAGAAGGTGTAGGGTCGTTTTCAGGAAATACTGGTCTGCTGATAGGAATCACTCAAGTGAAAGCAGAGCGTATGCTGGGGAGATTTCAGGAAATAGATTGGTGGCTGACCTTAGGTTTTGTAAAAGTTGCCACAGATCTGCATATTCACACTACGGGGTTGGGTAATAATATGGTGATCAGCAAGGAGGCTTATGTGAAAAGTGGAGGTTTTAAAAGTATTCCTTTTTGCCTCACCGAAGATTTGGAGATATCACGGGCAATTCAGAAAAAGGGATTCGGTATAGCCCATCAGGTTAGTTCAGGAATGCTCTTGAAAACCAAACCTGAAGCATCATTAACATCCCTGATGAGCCAGCGTAAGAGGTGGATGCATGGGATGATGACTTTGCCTTTATATTGGAAGTTGGGATTGGGTCTTCAATTTGGCTACTTTATGGGGATAATCGGCCTTTTTATCTTTATGCCAAAAATTGGAGTGGTCTTAGCCTTGGTGAAAATGGCGCTCCAAGGACTGTTTTTACATAGATTTGCACATAGAGCAGGAGAGAGGGGTAGCTGGTTATATTTGCTGTTTTTTGATTTTTATAGTTCTATTTCGACCCTCCTTACTATTCTTTATTATTTTTGGCCTTCCAAAACAAATTGGAAATCCAGAATATACCCATGA
- a CDS encoding TatD family hydrolase, with translation MNYIETHAHIYSTKFDSDRDQVIQDIRNAGIERVYMPNVDVATIEAMLACEERYPGLCIPMMGLHPCDVKDDYPEQLAIMEDWLNKRPFAAIGEIGLDLYWDKTFFEQQKEALRIQINWAKERELPIVLHCRDSIDETIAIVQDAYDGKLKGVFHCFTGTLDQARQITEMGFLLGIGGVVTFKNGGLDRILPEISLDHLVLETDAPYLAPVPNRGKRNSPAYLPIIAEKIGDLLHLSKEEVALKTKQNALNLFREIGS, from the coding sequence ATGAACTACATAGAGACCCACGCACATATTTACTCTACTAAATTCGATTCCGATCGGGATCAGGTGATCCAGGACATAAGAAATGCAGGTATAGAACGCGTATATATGCCAAATGTGGATGTAGCTACCATAGAGGCTATGCTGGCATGTGAGGAGCGGTATCCCGGTCTGTGTATTCCGATGATGGGGCTGCATCCCTGTGATGTGAAGGATGATTACCCTGAGCAGTTGGCAATAATGGAAGATTGGTTGAATAAGCGTCCATTTGCTGCAATAGGTGAAATAGGATTGGATTTATATTGGGATAAGACCTTTTTTGAGCAGCAGAAAGAAGCATTAAGAATCCAGATCAATTGGGCAAAAGAGAGAGAATTGCCAATTGTACTTCATTGCAGGGATTCTATAGATGAGACCATAGCCATTGTCCAAGATGCATATGATGGTAAACTTAAGGGGGTATTCCACTGCTTTACCGGAACGTTGGATCAGGCTAGGCAGATTACTGAAATGGGCTTTCTTCTGGGAATAGGAGGAGTGGTCACATTTAAGAATGGAGGATTGGACAGGATACTTCCGGAAATCAGTCTGGATCACCTGGTATTGGAAACGGATGCTCCATATCTTGCGCCGGTACCTAATCGAGGTAAAAGGAACTCTCCAGCCTATTTGCCGATTATAGCTGAGAAAATCGGAGACTTGCTCCATCTGTCGAAGGAAGAAGTAGCCCTAAAAACAAAACAAAATGCCCTTAACCTATTCCGTGAGATTGGATCATGA
- a CDS encoding asparaginase, giving the protein MNYKIVRLNTALRTSKTSSVLIIYTGGTLGMAYDESGALVPFNFGQILEKIPILYTMDIAITVISFPEPIDSSNVSMSHWKDMAYIIYENYDSYDGFVVLHGTDTMAYSASMLSYMLQGLNKPVIFTGAQLPISAMRSDARENLMTSLEIATAKINDKPIVPEVCIFFNHLLLRGNRSKKVQSVHFDAFESENYPPLAESGIVIDYNTQAIRSLESNKKLVNRNSLDNNVLILKLFPGITQRVIDATLDIKGLKGVVLETYGSGNSPSEEWFMSSLQRAIKKGIIILNVSQCNGGRVIQGRYETSKELLNVGVISGTDMTTEAAITKLMFLLGQESTHADVVEKLKMPLAGEMSA; this is encoded by the coding sequence ATGAATTATAAAATAGTACGATTAAATACAGCGCTACGTACAAGTAAAACTTCTTCAGTATTGATCATCTATACCGGAGGTACCCTTGGCATGGCATATGATGAGAGTGGTGCATTGGTGCCCTTTAATTTTGGGCAGATTCTTGAAAAGATCCCCATTCTCTATACTATGGATATTGCCATTACGGTGATTTCATTTCCTGAGCCTATAGATTCCTCCAATGTCTCTATGAGCCACTGGAAGGATATGGCGTATATAATCTATGAAAACTACGATAGCTATGATGGGTTTGTAGTGTTGCATGGGACGGACACCATGGCATATTCAGCCTCAATGCTCAGTTACATGCTTCAGGGGTTAAACAAACCTGTGATTTTCACAGGTGCCCAGCTTCCTATCTCTGCCATGAGATCTGATGCACGGGAAAATCTTATGACATCATTGGAAATCGCCACGGCAAAGATCAATGACAAACCTATTGTGCCTGAGGTTTGCATTTTCTTCAATCATCTCTTGCTTAGAGGCAACCGCTCGAAGAAAGTTCAAAGTGTTCATTTTGACGCTTTTGAATCCGAGAATTACCCCCCATTGGCAGAGTCCGGGATTGTAATCGACTATAATACCCAGGCTATCCGCTCTTTGGAGTCAAATAAGAAGCTGGTGAATAGGAATTCACTGGACAACAATGTTTTGATTCTCAAATTATTTCCGGGGATCACCCAAAGAGTCATAGATGCGACGCTGGATATCAAAGGACTAAAAGGCGTGGTGCTGGAAACCTATGGATCAGGTAATAGCCCAAGCGAGGAATGGTTTATGAGTTCTCTTCAAAGAGCCATCAAAAAAGGGATTATTATTCTGAATGTATCACAGTGTAACGGTGGTCGCGTCATACAGGGGAGATATGAGACTAGTAAAGAGCTTTTGAATGTTGGCGTGATCAGTGGGACGGATATGACCACCGAGGCAGCTATCACCAAATTAATGTTTTTGCTGGGACAGGAGAGCACGCATGCTGATGTGGTGGAGAAATTAAAAATGCCTCTTGCCGGGGAAATGAGCGCATAA
- a CDS encoding MotA/TolQ/ExbB proton channel family protein, with amino-acid sequence MRKLIALFMLAGILFAPVIANAQEAEDTAAQEETTPVAVEPAASPTIVDDEIVAEEQSFHQIVKEKFIEGDPLFMTPVLICLILGLAVALERIITLNLSTTNTKKLLIKVEDALETGGVEAAKDVTKNTKGPVASIFTQGLMRYSEGIEMVEKSIISYGSVEMGRLEKGLVWISLFISLAPMLGFMGTVIGMIGAFDSIEAAGDISPSLVAGGIKIALLTTVAGLIVAIILQLFYNYCVAKIDSLVNDMEDASITLVDILVKHKLTGK; translated from the coding sequence ATGAGAAAGTTAATCGCTTTGTTCATGCTTGCAGGCATCCTATTCGCACCTGTTATTGCTAACGCACAAGAGGCAGAAGATACCGCAGCACAAGAAGAAACAACCCCAGTAGCCGTTGAGCCTGCTGCATCTCCCACGATTGTTGATGACGAGATCGTCGCAGAGGAGCAAAGTTTCCACCAAATTGTAAAAGAGAAATTCATCGAAGGTGATCCTCTTTTCATGACTCCAGTATTGATCTGTTTGATCTTGGGTCTAGCGGTTGCTTTAGAAAGAATCATCACCCTGAACCTCTCTACGACCAACACGAAGAAATTGTTGATCAAAGTAGAAGATGCTTTGGAAACCGGTGGAGTAGAAGCTGCTAAGGATGTTACCAAAAACACCAAAGGCCCTGTTGCTTCCATCTTTACCCAAGGTTTGATGAGATATTCAGAAGGAATCGAAATGGTAGAAAAGTCTATTATTTCTTATGGTTCTGTAGAAATGGGTAGATTGGAAAAAGGTCTTGTTTGGATCTCCCTATTTATCTCCCTAGCCCCGATGTTGGGTTTCATGGGTACGGTAATCGGTATGATCGGTGCATTTGATTCCATCGAAGCAGCTGGTGATATCTCCCCTTCTCTAGTGGCAGGTGGTATCAAGATCGCCCTTTTGACCACAGTAGCTGGTTTGATCGTAGCGATTATCCTTCAGTTGTTCTACAACTATTGCGTAGCTAAAATCGATTCTTTGGTTAATGATATGGAAGATGCTTCCATCACATTGGTTGACATCTTGGTTAAGCACAAATTGACTGGCAAGTAA
- a CDS encoding biopolymer transporter ExbD, translating to MARKKNRMSTEVNAGSMADIAFLLLIFFLVTTTIASDKGILNVLPPKLDPNNPPPEIDLNKRNIFTILLNANDQLLVEGEFRDNPEGLDEELKAFILNFGSPDEEGQALYNSLPASLKALAARDPESSDDPGEAVVSIKTDRGTSYDKYLEVFDLAKKAYFDIYAARVNLSTDEYRALTGKNDAEQSLIDKGKEGLPMAISIAEPNKVGGN from the coding sequence ATGGCCAGAAAGAAAAATAGAATGAGTACGGAGGTCAATGCAGGCTCTATGGCAGATATTGCTTTCCTGCTGCTGATCTTCTTTCTCGTGACCACTACGATCGCATCGGATAAAGGGATTTTGAACGTGCTTCCTCCGAAGCTAGATCCAAACAATCCTCCTCCTGAGATCGATCTGAATAAGCGTAATATCTTTACAATTCTGCTGAACGCAAATGATCAGTTGTTAGTAGAAGGAGAGTTTAGAGATAACCCCGAAGGGCTTGACGAGGAGTTGAAAGCTTTTATCTTGAACTTTGGTTCTCCGGATGAAGAAGGTCAAGCTTTATATAATTCTCTACCAGCTTCTCTGAAAGCTTTGGCAGCAAGAGATCCTGAATCCTCTGATGATCCGGGAGAGGCAGTAGTCTCTATTAAGACTGACCGTGGTACTAGTTATGATAAATACTTGGAAGTATTTGATTTGGCTAAAAAGGCATATTTTGACATCTATGCAGCCCGTGTAAATCTCAGTACTGATGAATACAGAGCTCTGACCGGTAAAAATGATGCTGAGCAAAGTCTTATTGACAAAGGAAAAGAGGGGTTGCCAATGGCAATTTCTATTGCAGAACCTAATAAGGTAGGAGGGAATTAA
- a CDS encoding biopolymer transporter ExbD — MAKFGKKNKVSENIPTSALPDIIFMLLFFFMVTTVLRDQELLVEQRIPQATQLQKLQKKSLISYLFIGQPKNTALYGTEPRIQANDALMNVPEIVQWVNQERDMLPESDRAGITISMKVDKEVKMGPVSDVQTELREADARRVLYASVGKVQNN, encoded by the coding sequence ATGGCAAAGTTCGGAAAGAAAAATAAAGTTTCGGAAAATATCCCAACCTCGGCGTTGCCGGATATTATTTTCATGCTACTCTTCTTCTTCATGGTTACGACCGTGTTGAGAGATCAGGAATTGTTGGTAGAGCAAAGAATTCCTCAGGCTACCCAGCTTCAGAAGCTTCAGAAGAAGTCTCTTATCTCTTACCTGTTCATAGGGCAGCCAAAGAATACTGCGCTTTATGGTACTGAACCTAGAATCCAGGCAAATGATGCACTGATGAATGTTCCGGAAATTGTACAATGGGTAAACCAAGAGCGTGATATGCTTCCTGAATCAGATCGTGCAGGAATTACGATTTCTATGAAAGTAGATAAAGAAGTGAAAATGGGTCCGGTGTCTGATGTGCAGACAGAGTTGAGAGAGGCCGATGCACGAAGGGTACTTTATGCATCTGTAGGAAAAGTGCAGAATAACTAA
- a CDS encoding MFS transporter has translation MLSSITPRKKVQNAWAMYDWANSVYSLVITSTIFPVYFNSVTKGLKADDKVDFFGFEIINTVLYSYSISLSFLIIALISPLLSGIADASGKKLQFMKFFAYLGSLSCVALFFFDGNNLEWGICFSVLASIGYAGSIVFYNAYLPEITTPDKYDLLSAKGFALGYIGSVILLVVNLLMIQFPSFFMISDGGMAARFSFLITGLWWAGFSQIPFRVLPKNPFDKDIKREFLIKGYREIRKVWYEVKGHKVMNRFLASFFFYSMGVQTVMYLAATFGDKELGLPGDQLILTILIIQIVAIAGSYFFAYISKIYGNKISLVIMVLVWVGVCGGAYYVYSVYEFFALAFVVGLVMGGIQSLSRSTFSKLIPGSTTDHASYFSFYDVTEKLAIVLGTFSYGVIEQVTGSMRNSALSLGLFFLVGLGFLLLVTIPKNDFQEH, from the coding sequence ATGTTATCATCTATAACACCAAGAAAAAAGGTCCAGAATGCCTGGGCTATGTATGATTGGGCCAATTCAGTGTATAGCTTAGTCATCACCTCTACTATTTTTCCGGTATATTTCAACAGTGTGACCAAGGGTCTTAAAGCTGATGACAAAGTTGATTTTTTTGGATTCGAGATCATCAATACGGTGTTGTATTCTTACTCAATATCCTTGTCATTTTTAATCATCGCATTGATATCTCCCTTGCTCTCAGGTATTGCGGATGCAAGTGGCAAAAAACTTCAGTTTATGAAGTTTTTCGCATACCTCGGTTCCCTCTCCTGTGTAGCGCTGTTCTTTTTTGATGGCAATAATTTGGAATGGGGCATCTGCTTTAGCGTTTTGGCCAGTATTGGGTATGCAGGAAGTATTGTTTTTTACAATGCCTACTTGCCAGAAATCACTACTCCTGATAAGTACGACCTGTTGAGTGCCAAAGGTTTTGCGTTAGGATATATCGGTAGTGTGATACTTTTAGTCGTGAATTTGTTGATGATTCAGTTCCCCTCTTTTTTCATGATTTCTGATGGGGGCATGGCCGCTAGATTTTCATTTTTAATCACTGGACTTTGGTGGGCTGGATTTTCCCAGATCCCATTTAGGGTGCTTCCTAAGAACCCTTTTGATAAGGATATAAAGCGAGAATTTCTGATAAAAGGATACCGGGAGATCCGCAAGGTATGGTATGAAGTAAAGGGACATAAGGTGATGAATCGTTTCTTGGCATCCTTCTTTTTCTATTCTATGGGTGTGCAGACAGTCATGTATCTTGCTGCCACCTTTGGTGACAAAGAGCTTGGTTTGCCAGGAGATCAGCTGATATTGACTATTTTGATTATTCAGATAGTGGCCATCGCAGGAAGTTATTTCTTTGCCTATATCTCTAAGATTTATGGCAATAAAATAAGCCTTGTAATCATGGTATTAGTGTGGGTTGGAGTCTGCGGAGGAGCATATTATGTGTATTCTGTCTATGAATTCTTTGCACTTGCTTTTGTAGTAGGCCTTGTCATGGGCGGCATACAGTCTCTGTCCAGATCCACATTTTCGAAATTGATTCCCGGCAGCACTACGGATCATGCTTCTTACTTTAGCTTCTATGATGTTACGGAGAAGCTGGCTATCGTTCTAGGCACTTTTTCTTATGGAGTGATTGAGCAGGTCACTGGCAGCATGAGAAACTCAGCGCTTTCACTTGGCCTGTTTTTTCTTGTTGGATTAGGTTTCCTACTTTTAGTGACAATCCCGAAAAATGACTTCCAAGAGCATTAA